Proteins from one Balaenoptera musculus isolate JJ_BM4_2016_0621 chromosome 7, mBalMus1.pri.v3, whole genome shotgun sequence genomic window:
- the PJVK gene encoding pejvakin isoform X2: protein MESIRTTRQCSLSVHAGIRGEAMRFHFMDEQNPKGRDKAIVFPAHTTIAFSVFELFIYLDGAFDLCVTSVSKGGFEREETATFALLYRLRNILFERNRRVMDAISRSQLYLDDLFSDYYDKPLSMSDISLKEGTHIRVNLLNHNIPKGPCILCGMGNFKRETVYGCFQCSVDGQKYVRLHAVPCFDVWHKRMK, encoded by the exons ATGGAAAGCATCCGAACCACACGACAGTGCTCACTGTCTGTGCACGCTGGAATTCGTGGGGAAGCCATGAGG tttcattttatggatgaacaGAATCCCAAGGGAAGGGACAAAGCTATTGTTTTTCCAGCACACACAACCATAGCTTTCAGTGTTTTCGAACTCTTCATTTACTTGGATGGTGCCTTTG acctTTGTGTCACTTCAGTGTCAAAAGGAGGATTTGAAAGGGAAGAAACGGCAACATTTGCACTGCTCTACAGATTGAGAAATATACTGTTTGAAAGAA aTAGAAGAGTGATGGATGCCATTTCTCGTTCACAGCTTTACTTAGATGATCTTTTTTCTGACTATTATGACAAACCTCTCAGCATGAGTGATATTTCACTCAAAGAAGGGACTCATATCCGAGTTAATTTACTTAATCACAACATTCCAAAAGGGCCTTGCATACTCTGTGGCATGGGGAACTTTAAAAGGGAGACGGTTTATGGGTGCTTTCAGTGTTCTGTCGATGGGCAGAAGTATGTGAGACTTCATGCAGTTCCTTGTTTTGATGTTTGGcacaagagaatgaaataa
- the FKBP7 gene encoding peptidyl-prolyl cis-trans isomerase FKBP7 isoform X1, with protein sequence MRERGGHLGPTLGIMHFLFRLIIFFYLWGIFTAQGQKAEESIEEVKIEVLHRPENCSNTSKKGDLLNAHYDGFLAKDGSKFYCSRTENEGHPKWFVLGVGQVIKGLDIGMMDMCPGEKRKLIIPPSFAYGKEGYEGKIPPDATLIFEIELYAVTKGPRSIETFKQIDTDNDRQLSKTEISHYLKKEFEKDEKPRDKSYQNAVLEDIFKKNDHDGDGFISSKEYNVYQHDEL encoded by the exons ATGAGGGAACGCGGTGGTCATCTGGGGCCGACTCTCGGAATCATGCATTTCTTATTTAGGttaatcattttcttttaccTGTGGGGCATTTTTACTGCTCAGGgacaaaaggcagaggagagcATAGAGGAAGTGAAAATAGAAGTTTTGCATCGTCCAGAAAACTGTTCTAACACAAGCAAAAAGGGAGACCTGCTAAATGCCCATTACGACGGCTTCTTGGCTAAAGACGGCTCGAAATTCTACTGCAG ccGGACAGAAAATGAAGGCCACCCCAAATGGTTTGTTCTTGGTGTTGGACAAGTCATAAAAGGCCTAGACATTGGGATGATGGATATGTGTCCTGGCGAGAAGCGAAAATTGATTATACCCCCTTCATTTGCATATGGAAAGGAAGGCTATG AAGGCAAGATTCCACCTGATGCAACATTGATTTTTGAGATTGAGCTTTATGCTGTGACCAAAGGACCACGAAGCATTGAAACATTTAAACAGATAGACACGGACAATGACAGGCAACTTTCTAAAACTGAG ATAAGTCATTACCtgaaaaaggaatttgaaaaagatgAGAAGCCACGTGACAAGTCATATCAGAATGCAgttttggaagatatttttaagaagaacGACCATGATGGTGATGGCTTCATTTCTTCTAAGGAATACAATGTCTATCAACATGATGAACtatag
- the PJVK gene encoding pejvakin isoform X1, with the protein MFAAATKSFVKQVGDGGRLVPVPSLSEADKYQPLSLVVKKKRCFLFPRYKFTSTPFTLKDILLGDREISAGISSYQLLNYEDESDVSLYGRRGNHIVNDVGINVTGSDSIAVKASFGVVTKHEVEVSTLLKEITTRKINFDHSLIRQSRSSRKAVLCVVMESIRTTRQCSLSVHAGIRGEAMRFHFMDEQNPKGRDKAIVFPAHTTIAFSVFELFIYLDGAFDLCVTSVSKGGFEREETATFALLYRLRNILFERNRRVMDAISRSQLYLDDLFSDYYDKPLSMSDISLKEGTHIRVNLLNHNIPKGPCILCGMGNFKRETVYGCFQCSVDGQKYVRLHAVPCFDVWHKRMK; encoded by the exons ATGTTTGCTGCGGCTACCAAGAGCTTTGTCAAACAAGTTGGAGATGGAGGGAGATTAGTTCCCGTTCCAAGCCTCAGTGAGGCTGACAAATACCAACCTCTAAGTCTGGTGGTAAAAAAGAAgagatgttttctgtttcctagataTAAATTTACTTCAACACCTTTTACACTGAAAGATATTCTTCTAGGAGACAGAGAAATTTCAGCTG gtATTTCATCTTATCAGTTACTGAATTATGAAGATGAATCAGACGTTTCACTCTATGGAAGGCGAGGCAACCATATTGTGAACGACGTTGGGATTAACGTTACTGGATCAGATTCAATTGCAGTAAAAGCTTCCTTTGGTGTAGTAACCAAACATGAAGTGGAAGTATCAACATTACTCAAGGAAATTACTACGCG aaaaattaattttgaccACAGTTTGATACGTCAGTCAAGGAGCAGCAGAAAGGCAGTATTGTGTGTGGTCATGGAAAGCATCCGAACCACACGACAGTGCTCACTGTCTGTGCACGCTGGAATTCGTGGGGAAGCCATGAGG tttcattttatggatgaacaGAATCCCAAGGGAAGGGACAAAGCTATTGTTTTTCCAGCACACACAACCATAGCTTTCAGTGTTTTCGAACTCTTCATTTACTTGGATGGTGCCTTTG acctTTGTGTCACTTCAGTGTCAAAAGGAGGATTTGAAAGGGAAGAAACGGCAACATTTGCACTGCTCTACAGATTGAGAAATATACTGTTTGAAAGAA aTAGAAGAGTGATGGATGCCATTTCTCGTTCACAGCTTTACTTAGATGATCTTTTTTCTGACTATTATGACAAACCTCTCAGCATGAGTGATATTTCACTCAAAGAAGGGACTCATATCCGAGTTAATTTACTTAATCACAACATTCCAAAAGGGCCTTGCATACTCTGTGGCATGGGGAACTTTAAAAGGGAGACGGTTTATGGGTGCTTTCAGTGTTCTGTCGATGGGCAGAAGTATGTGAGACTTCATGCAGTTCCTTGTTTTGATGTTTGGcacaagagaatgaaataa
- the FKBP7 gene encoding peptidyl-prolyl cis-trans isomerase FKBP7 isoform X2 produces the protein MRERGGHLGPTLGIMHFLFRLIIFFYLWGIFTAQGQKAEESIEEVKIEVLHRPENCSNTSKKGDLLNAHYDGFLAKDGSKFYCSRTENEGHPKWFVLGVGQVIKGLDIGMMDMCPGEKRKLIIPPSFAYGKEGYAEGKIPPDATLIFEIELYAVTKGPRSIETFKQIDTDNDRQLSKTEISHYLKKEFEKDEKPRDKSYQNAVLEDIFKKNDHDGDGFISSKEYNVYQHDEL, from the exons ATGAGGGAACGCGGTGGTCATCTGGGGCCGACTCTCGGAATCATGCATTTCTTATTTAGGttaatcattttcttttaccTGTGGGGCATTTTTACTGCTCAGGgacaaaaggcagaggagagcATAGAGGAAGTGAAAATAGAAGTTTTGCATCGTCCAGAAAACTGTTCTAACACAAGCAAAAAGGGAGACCTGCTAAATGCCCATTACGACGGCTTCTTGGCTAAAGACGGCTCGAAATTCTACTGCAG ccGGACAGAAAATGAAGGCCACCCCAAATGGTTTGTTCTTGGTGTTGGACAAGTCATAAAAGGCCTAGACATTGGGATGATGGATATGTGTCCTGGCGAGAAGCGAAAATTGATTATACCCCCTTCATTTGCATATGGAAAGGAAGGCTATG CAGAAGGCAAGATTCCACCTGATGCAACATTGATTTTTGAGATTGAGCTTTATGCTGTGACCAAAGGACCACGAAGCATTGAAACATTTAAACAGATAGACACGGACAATGACAGGCAACTTTCTAAAACTGAG ATAAGTCATTACCtgaaaaaggaatttgaaaaagatgAGAAGCCACGTGACAAGTCATATCAGAATGCAgttttggaagatatttttaagaagaacGACCATGATGGTGATGGCTTCATTTCTTCTAAGGAATACAATGTCTATCAACATGATGAACtatag